The following proteins are encoded in a genomic region of Archangium lipolyticum:
- a CDS encoding Xan family putative trans-acting RiPP leader peptide: MASEETPVVPAQLVVPAPVQAAPAEAPVATAAPEKLDELEEINFLLEEIESKIAPLALA, from the coding sequence ATGGCTTCGGAAGAGACTCCGGTCGTACCGGCTCAGCTCGTAGTGCCCGCTCCCGTTCAGGCGGCTCCCGCGGAGGCCCCCGTGGCCACGGCGGCCCCGGAGAAGCTCGATGAGCTGGAGGAGATCAACTTCCTGCTCGAGGAGATCGAGAGCAAGATCGCCCCGCTCGCGCTGGCGTGA
- a CDS encoding cupin-like domain-containing protein, giving the protein MSFRPPEGFWKSFAQDVWGRQPRVFKKVFGERLLAPPEELFRISVEEAEEFSKVAGARVRPACQVFIDSGNIVSDSLRYMPRREDGSFEGWAARMRKLVGPRDFFFHMDSIQSRSSQLFESYRQFTEGMFEQLGLPPWKIDSDMFAGDYRETPFGVHKDVTGNFAFIAVGTKRMLLWPYESLLHLVPGRDVRDIDFALPLRTFAEIREQAIVLEGEPGDVFYWPGHFWHSAEGTDSVSVTNNLAVYLTPSPLVDTLPGLVAEKVNPPIDQTQPFIPYDPARRQELADAIPEGLRSATQQVVRGLRELVEGGLEREMELTWLRYVSGGGFLQGPRPASGAVLDENRSVRLVPQAGLVWRRLASGELAFAVNGQATCLPESRGLLEVLQRLSGGGAHRARALLDEAREERRGDTVVWSRERMRELLTTLLSQHALVHV; this is encoded by the coding sequence ATGAGCTTTCGACCGCCCGAGGGATTCTGGAAGAGCTTCGCGCAGGACGTCTGGGGAAGGCAGCCCCGCGTTTTCAAGAAGGTCTTCGGTGAGCGGCTGCTCGCCCCTCCGGAGGAGCTCTTCCGAATCTCGGTGGAGGAGGCGGAGGAGTTCTCCAAGGTCGCCGGAGCCCGGGTACGGCCGGCCTGCCAGGTCTTCATCGACAGCGGCAACATCGTCTCCGACTCGCTCCGGTACATGCCTCGTAGGGAGGACGGCTCCTTCGAGGGCTGGGCCGCGCGCATGCGGAAGCTGGTGGGCCCGCGCGACTTCTTCTTCCACATGGACTCCATCCAGAGCCGGTCCAGCCAGCTCTTCGAGAGCTACCGCCAGTTCACCGAGGGCATGTTCGAGCAGCTCGGCCTGCCGCCCTGGAAGATCGACTCGGACATGTTCGCCGGGGACTACCGCGAGACGCCCTTCGGCGTGCACAAGGACGTGACGGGGAACTTCGCGTTCATCGCCGTGGGCACCAAGCGCATGCTGCTGTGGCCCTACGAGTCGCTGCTGCACCTGGTGCCCGGCAGGGACGTGCGCGACATCGACTTCGCGCTCCCGCTGCGTACCTTCGCGGAGATCCGCGAGCAGGCCATCGTCCTGGAGGGCGAGCCGGGTGACGTCTTCTACTGGCCGGGCCACTTCTGGCACTCCGCCGAGGGGACCGACTCGGTGTCCGTCACCAACAACCTCGCCGTCTACCTCACCCCCTCGCCGCTGGTGGACACCCTGCCGGGCCTGGTGGCCGAGAAGGTGAATCCCCCCATCGACCAGACGCAGCCCTTCATCCCGTATGACCCGGCGCGCCGCCAGGAGCTGGCGGACGCGATTCCCGAGGGGCTGCGCAGCGCCACCCAGCAGGTGGTGCGGGGATTGAGGGAGCTGGTGGAGGGCGGCCTGGAGCGGGAGATGGAGCTCACGTGGCTGCGGTACGTGAGCGGCGGTGGATTCCTGCAGGGCCCCCGGCCCGCCTCCGGCGCGGTGCTCGACGAGAACCGGAGCGTGAGGCTCGTGCCCCAGGCGGGGCTCGTCTGGCGCAGGCTCGCCAGCGGAGAGCTCGCCTTCGCGGTCAATGGCCAGGCGACGTGCCTGCCGGAGAGCCGCGGGCTGCTGGAGGTGCTCCAGCGCCTGTCCGGAGGCGGAGCGCACCGGGCGCGGGCACTGCTCGACGAAGCCCGGGAGGAGCGGCGCGGCGACACGGTGGTGTGGTCGCGCGAGCGGATGCGCGAGCTGCTCACCACGCTCCTCTCCCAGCACGCGCTCGTCCACGTATGA
- a CDS encoding cupin-like domain-containing protein: MRLPPLPFEAKPVRRIARIRPEELLNYAFDEPVVLTGCMDEWRLYQELRAATTHEQKMAVLGSLIGERPVTFHRLPREHKGQFHFQPDNLERLTFGKSTKQADVPFDAFASQALQSLRGASGDYVYMQAHYIPPATPLFEALGPNVLSFLREDQVHATLWVGSNGQVVNLHYDDFLTFICMADGVKRVTLFAPDLLPYIYQAPFDRMIECAQVSLVRLLELDLKRYPLFAEALKDARVVELQPGEVLLVPPMWWHHVESFGLNVMVNNRVFFASFEHFEEVYANLTHAVRLFVHVPAEQRARAMALYQQTLFAPGGVVEPTSSHAAALAEETPEQARHRATTRRLAEGLPEFLRKHLARYYSHFVFQASGDPHPSLPGAFAAMVERNANAPTFFPRD; this comes from the coding sequence ATGCGCCTGCCGCCGCTGCCCTTCGAAGCCAAGCCCGTCCGTCGAATTGCCCGGATCAGGCCCGAGGAGTTGCTGAACTACGCGTTCGACGAGCCCGTGGTGCTGACGGGGTGCATGGACGAGTGGCGGCTTTATCAGGAACTGAGAGCGGCCACCACGCACGAGCAGAAGATGGCGGTGCTGGGCTCGCTCATCGGCGAGCGGCCGGTGACGTTCCACCGCCTGCCGCGCGAGCACAAGGGACAGTTCCACTTCCAGCCGGACAACCTGGAGCGGCTGACGTTCGGCAAGAGCACGAAGCAGGCGGATGTGCCCTTCGACGCCTTCGCGAGCCAGGCCCTTCAGAGCCTGCGCGGCGCCAGCGGGGACTACGTCTACATGCAGGCGCACTACATCCCGCCGGCGACGCCGCTCTTCGAGGCCCTGGGGCCCAACGTCCTGTCCTTCCTCCGCGAGGATCAGGTCCACGCGACACTCTGGGTGGGCTCCAATGGCCAGGTGGTCAACCTGCACTACGACGACTTCCTGACCTTCATCTGCATGGCGGATGGGGTGAAGCGGGTGACCCTGTTCGCGCCGGATCTGCTCCCCTACATCTACCAGGCGCCCTTCGATCGGATGATCGAGTGCGCCCAGGTGAGCCTCGTGCGGTTGCTGGAGCTGGACCTGAAGCGCTACCCGCTGTTCGCGGAGGCGCTGAAGGATGCCCGGGTCGTGGAGCTGCAACCCGGAGAGGTGCTGCTCGTGCCCCCCATGTGGTGGCACCACGTCGAGTCGTTCGGGCTCAACGTCATGGTCAACAACCGGGTGTTCTTCGCCTCCTTCGAGCACTTCGAGGAGGTGTACGCGAACCTCACGCACGCCGTGCGGCTGTTCGTCCACGTCCCCGCCGAGCAGCGCGCCCGCGCCATGGCGCTCTACCAGCAGACGCTCTTCGCGCCGGGAGGCGTCGTCGAACCCACCTCCTCGCATGCCGCCGCGCTGGCGGAGGAGACGCCGGAGCAGGCGCGGCACCGCGCCACGACGCGGCGGCTGGCCGAGGGTCTCCCGGAGTTCCTGCGCAAGCACCTCGCGCGCTACTACAGCCACTTCGTCTTCCAGGCCTCGGGTGATCCGCACCCCTCCCTGCCCGGCGCCTTCGCCGCCATGGTGGAGCGCAACGCCAACGCCCCGACCTTCTTCCCTCGGGACTGA
- a CDS encoding aromatic ring-hydroxylating oxygenase subunit alpha, translating into MDSGVRPYEEAFAPYWHPVAFSHELKERPLAARLLGRELVVWRSGSGVSVTQRYCAHRGADLCGGTVVGEGLRCGFHGWTYGQDGRCVRVPSQPGVPIPARAALASYRAVERYGLVWVCLAPEPAAPLPEWPELESGKLATVALPRLDWNVSAGRMMEIVLDVTHLSWVHEGTFGNPEQQEVPAYDVERLPGGLRAQISYPALAPGIGGAAPRVDKTTLTYEVSFPFAVRLSFKPTLFFQHGVYAIASPWSEEKMQCFYFASYHPGLKLFPDIFVKSELAILEQDRLVAEAQRPKAHPMDFAGEVHVKADRLPNEYRRGVISLRAGRPIEGPTPE; encoded by the coding sequence ATGGACTCCGGCGTTCGCCCCTACGAAGAAGCCTTCGCTCCGTACTGGCACCCCGTCGCGTTCTCCCACGAGCTGAAGGAGCGTCCGCTAGCCGCTCGCCTGCTGGGGCGGGAGCTCGTGGTGTGGCGCTCGGGGAGCGGGGTCTCCGTGACGCAGCGCTACTGCGCGCACCGCGGCGCCGATCTGTGCGGAGGGACCGTCGTCGGCGAGGGGCTCCGTTGTGGCTTCCACGGGTGGACGTACGGGCAGGATGGCCGGTGTGTCCGGGTGCCGTCGCAGCCGGGCGTTCCCATCCCGGCCCGGGCCGCGCTCGCCTCGTACCGCGCCGTCGAGCGCTACGGCCTCGTCTGGGTGTGTCTGGCTCCGGAGCCCGCGGCCCCTCTGCCGGAGTGGCCGGAGCTCGAGAGCGGGAAGCTCGCCACCGTCGCGCTCCCGCGCCTGGACTGGAACGTCTCCGCGGGCCGCATGATGGAGATCGTCCTGGACGTCACCCACCTGTCCTGGGTGCACGAGGGAACCTTCGGCAACCCGGAGCAGCAGGAGGTGCCTGCCTACGACGTCGAGCGGCTCCCGGGCGGGCTCCGGGCGCAGATCTCCTACCCCGCGCTCGCGCCGGGCATCGGTGGGGCCGCACCCAGGGTGGACAAGACCACGCTCACCTACGAGGTGTCCTTCCCGTTCGCCGTGCGGCTCTCCTTCAAGCCCACGCTCTTCTTCCAACACGGGGTGTATGCGATTGCTTCACCCTGGTCGGAAGAGAAGATGCAGTGCTTCTACTTCGCCTCCTACCACCCGGGCCTGAAGCTCTTCCCGGACATCTTCGTGAAGTCCGAGCTGGCCATCCTCGAGCAGGATCGGCTCGTCGCCGAGGCACAGCGGCCCAAGGCCCACCCGATGGACTTCGCGGGTGAGGTCCACGTCAAGGCGGACCGGCTTCCGAACGAGTACCGCCGGGGAGTGATCTCCCTGCGTGCCGGCCGGCCCATCGAGGGCCCCACTCCGGAGTGA